One window of the Thermasporomyces composti genome contains the following:
- a CDS encoding SAM-dependent methyltransferase gives MTGRLSRDLDLKPGMRVLDLGSGMGATSVFLAREFGVRVTAADLWVSPDTAADVFASAGVADRIHAIKAEAHALPFARESFDVIVSIDAFEYFGTADSYLPYLVRFLKPGGQLGIATPAMTREVREMGAIPEHIKACVGWEAIAWHTAEWWRFQWDITELVTVTSARVQRDGWRDWLLWARAGREHRPGDADGIGEVLTMLEADRGEYLTFALVTARKR, from the coding sequence GTGACCGGCCGCCTCTCCCGCGACCTCGACCTCAAGCCCGGGATGCGTGTGCTCGACCTCGGGTCCGGGATGGGTGCGACCTCGGTGTTCCTCGCTCGCGAGTTCGGTGTGCGGGTCACCGCCGCGGACCTCTGGGTGTCTCCGGACACTGCGGCCGACGTCTTCGCGAGCGCGGGTGTCGCCGACCGAATCCACGCGATCAAGGCGGAGGCGCACGCCTTGCCGTTCGCCCGCGAGTCCTTCGACGTCATCGTCAGCATCGACGCGTTCGAGTACTTCGGCACCGCGGACAGCTACCTGCCGTACCTGGTCCGCTTCCTCAAGCCTGGTGGGCAGCTCGGCATCGCCACGCCAGCGATGACCCGTGAGGTCCGAGAGATGGGCGCCATTCCCGAGCACATCAAGGCCTGTGTCGGCTGGGAGGCCATCGCCTGGCACACCGCCGAGTGGTGGCGGTTCCAGTGGGACATCACTGAGCTGGTCACGGTGACATCCGCGCGCGTGCAGCGAGACGGTTGGCGGGACTGGCTGCTGTGGGCACGCGCGGGTCGAGAACACCGGCCTGGCGACGCGGACGGTATCGGCGAGGTCCTCACCATGCTCGAGGCGGACCGTGGCGAGTACCTGACCTTCGCCCTCGTCACCGCCCGCAAGCGGTGA
- a CDS encoding carbohydrate binding domain-containing protein, which yields MRRGLVLLTAGMVAAVGGVAQAEVTDAEPVLHDGDLLLRNHSFEDGLTGWSPTNGRGGEPTPPCRDAVTTTTEWASDGSRALLLPGRPPCRRVGAVNSSVSVSPGQHYTAFAHVHADKAATIRLRWLDEQGRVVSVSSSTTRRGSDVAEVSASAPAAAREVQVELAAADRALFDQVLITAPLTVLDRQITKGTSYLSMAAGVDENGRAVTYAVGTGSEHDPAVLTVTDILTGEVVRNVRLPGATGAWGIRQNPVLGHGDRIYYGTQAEYGHNEGAFGWLDLATGECTTLDGVVGHQSVNTIAASGDKVFGIGHGVVSGRIAPVMSTVR from the coding sequence ATGAGGCGGGGCCTGGTTCTGCTGACTGCGGGAATGGTGGCGGCGGTCGGCGGCGTCGCCCAGGCCGAGGTCACCGACGCCGAGCCGGTCCTTCACGACGGTGACTTGCTCCTCCGGAACCACAGCTTCGAGGACGGCCTCACCGGTTGGTCGCCCACGAACGGACGTGGCGGCGAGCCCACCCCACCCTGCCGGGACGCTGTCACCACCACGACGGAGTGGGCGAGCGACGGCAGTCGCGCCTTGCTGCTCCCGGGTCGTCCTCCGTGCCGTCGCGTCGGAGCAGTGAACTCGTCGGTCAGCGTCAGCCCGGGGCAGCACTACACCGCGTTCGCCCACGTCCACGCGGACAAGGCGGCGACGATCCGGCTCCGCTGGCTCGACGAGCAAGGCCGCGTGGTGTCGGTGTCCTCGAGTACGACGCGTCGCGGTAGCGACGTGGCCGAGGTGTCCGCATCGGCGCCGGCGGCAGCCCGCGAGGTCCAGGTCGAGCTCGCGGCCGCCGATCGAGCTCTGTTCGACCAGGTCCTGATCACCGCGCCGCTCACCGTCCTCGACCGCCAGATCACCAAGGGGACCTCGTACCTCAGCATGGCGGCGGGAGTCGACGAGAACGGACGGGCGGTGACCTACGCGGTTGGTACCGGATCCGAGCACGACCCGGCGGTGTTGACCGTGACCGACATCCTCACCGGCGAGGTGGTCCGCAACGTCCGCCTGCCGGGTGCGACCGGCGCGTGGGGGATCCGGCAGAACCCCGTGCTGGGGCACGGCGACCGCATCTATTACGGAACCCAGGCGGAGTACGGCCACAACGAGGGCGCGTTCGGGTGGCTGGACCTGGCGACCGGTGAGTGCACCACGCTCGACGGTGTCGTCGGGCATCAGTCGGTGAACACGATCGCCGCGAGCGGGGACAAGGTGTTCGGGATCGGCCACGGCGTCGTCAGCGGCCGGATCGCGCCCGTGATGAGCACGGTGCGGTGA